From the Synechococcus sp. HK01-R genome, one window contains:
- a CDS encoding glycosyl transferase, whose protein sequence is MDFQQGLIATIHDYGLGNLDLPGFRRQLQQRPTVLLIPCLMEEFSRPALGLIRDVLGELQGLHELVIALAADSPEDVAAAEAFFSGMPFPVRVHWTNGPAVRELLESMRELGLDVTGPAGKGWAVWQGLGVACRQAEVIGLFDADIRTFSPAYPERMLRPLLDPSHGVAYVKAFYSRLSLETQALQGRATRLFVGPLLASLEQIFGPLPYLRYLQGFRYPLAGEFAFSRDLAMNLRIPSDWGLEIGLLSEVYRHVASSRIAQVDLGLFDHKHKTLGATPAEGLQRMAAEILRTVLRGVMEHEGRSLAPEELATLEVLYRRVGEDRVRQFGLDSAINRLPYDRHSEELALQSFATLLKPGIHQLMETPVAHQLPSWSRLVSCTHGLQNDLAAAGSIKSSSITALHQRPTLRHRPATARRPRPAAAPAA, encoded by the coding sequence ATGGATTTTCAGCAGGGGTTGATCGCCACCATTCATGACTACGGGCTTGGCAATCTGGATCTTCCCGGCTTCCGGCGCCAGCTCCAGCAACGCCCTACAGTCCTACTGATCCCCTGTCTGATGGAGGAATTCAGCCGGCCGGCCCTGGGCTTGATCCGTGACGTGCTCGGGGAACTGCAAGGGCTCCATGAACTGGTGATTGCCCTTGCAGCAGACAGCCCGGAGGATGTCGCCGCAGCCGAAGCCTTCTTCAGCGGCATGCCCTTCCCGGTGCGTGTGCATTGGACCAATGGACCAGCCGTTCGTGAATTGCTGGAGTCGATGCGCGAGCTGGGCCTCGACGTCACTGGACCGGCAGGTAAAGGCTGGGCTGTTTGGCAGGGTCTGGGGGTGGCCTGCCGTCAAGCGGAGGTGATCGGCCTGTTTGATGCCGACATTCGCACCTTCTCTCCGGCCTACCCCGAGCGAATGCTGAGGCCACTCCTGGACCCTTCCCACGGCGTGGCCTATGTCAAAGCCTTCTACAGCAGGCTCTCCCTGGAAACACAAGCCCTGCAGGGACGTGCGACACGGCTGTTCGTTGGTCCTCTGCTGGCGAGCCTGGAACAGATCTTCGGGCCACTGCCTTATCTGCGCTACCTCCAGGGCTTCCGCTACCCGCTCGCAGGTGAATTCGCCTTCAGCCGCGATCTGGCCATGAACCTGCGGATCCCCTCCGACTGGGGGCTGGAGATCGGTCTTCTCTCTGAGGTTTATCGCCACGTGGCGTCCAGCCGAATCGCCCAAGTGGACCTGGGACTGTTTGATCACAAACACAAAACCCTTGGTGCCACCCCTGCGGAAGGACTGCAGCGGATGGCGGCTGAAATCCTGCGCACCGTGCTTCGCGGAGTCATGGAGCATGAAGGACGCAGCCTGGCGCCGGAAGAATTAGCCACCCTCGAAGTGCTGTACCGCAGGGTGGGAGAAGACCGGGTGCGGCAGTTCGGACTGGATTCAGCGATTAATCGTCTTCCCTACGACCGCCACAGCGAAGAGCTCGCGCTCCAGAGCTTTGCCACTCTGCTGAAGCCTGGAATCCACCAGCTGATGGAGACGCCAGTCGCCCATCAGCTCCCTAGCTGGTCGCGTCTGGTCAGCTGCACCCATGGGTTGCAAAACGATCTGGCAGCAGCTGGATCAATCAAGAGCTCCAGCATCACAGCCCTGCATCAACGGCCGACCTTGCGCCATCGTCCCGCCACAGCTCGACGCCCTCGGCCTGCCGCCGCACCCGCAGCCTGA
- a CDS encoding alpha-amylase family glycosyl hydrolase has protein sequence MQQQQRMQHQTLPSLLADLYDQHSSEELETLSSQLLHSRVASGNGHAEIAAERRWNGATCVLIAYADAVTAEGEPGLRSLKRLIDDHLAPLATVLHVLPFLRSTSDGGFAVSSHEELEDRFGSWSDLAALANGRCLMADLVLNHVSASHPWVRGFLRGAQPSARCVLAASPNPCWDRVVRPRSSSLFTTLATDHGPETVWTTFGPDQVDVNWRDPEVLLGFNRLLERLCSHGVGWLRLDAVGFVWKEPHTDCIHRPQAHRLVEILRLLLEARCVDGVVVTETNVPEQENLSYLQSGTEAHLAYNFPLPPLLLEASLSRRADLLNSWLARWPQLPPDTSMLNFSACHDGIGLRPLEGLMEPDRLLQFLQQCEQRGGLVSHRRLEDGREVPYEINISWWSAMADAGIDASRLQRQRFLLTQLLVLALPGVPAFYLPALLASPNDRASFRRTGHRRDLHRTRYSVDHLQRLLADPTTEASRVLFALRQAMKVRAEQPALQPWAPMHVLSQGRSDLVILQRGEGAETLLAVHNFSDARLSVPLRALIATPPGSRWQDLLSGQTFSEAQQAFDLEPFAAHWFTTA, from the coding sequence ATGCAGCAGCAGCAGCGGATGCAGCATCAAACGTTGCCATCGCTTCTCGCGGATCTCTACGACCAGCATTCTTCGGAAGAACTCGAGACGCTGTCGTCGCAATTGCTGCATTCCCGAGTGGCGTCAGGAAATGGCCATGCCGAGATTGCTGCCGAACGCCGCTGGAACGGTGCCACGTGTGTCTTGATCGCCTACGCCGATGCGGTGACGGCGGAGGGTGAGCCTGGCCTGCGCAGCTTGAAGCGGTTGATCGACGATCATCTCGCCCCCCTCGCCACGGTTCTGCATGTGCTGCCGTTTCTGAGGTCCACCAGTGATGGTGGCTTCGCCGTCTCGAGTCATGAGGAGCTGGAGGATCGCTTCGGTTCCTGGAGTGATCTGGCGGCGCTTGCCAACGGGCGTTGCTTGATGGCCGATCTCGTGCTGAACCATGTGTCCGCCTCCCATCCCTGGGTTCGGGGTTTTCTGCGTGGCGCGCAACCTTCCGCGCGCTGTGTTCTGGCCGCTTCACCCAACCCCTGCTGGGATCGAGTGGTGCGTCCACGCAGTTCGTCGCTGTTCACCACCCTGGCGACGGATCATGGGCCGGAAACGGTCTGGACCACGTTTGGGCCCGATCAGGTGGATGTGAACTGGCGGGATCCGGAGGTGCTGCTTGGCTTCAACCGTCTCTTGGAACGTCTCTGCAGCCATGGCGTCGGCTGGCTGCGCCTGGATGCGGTTGGTTTTGTCTGGAAAGAGCCCCACACCGACTGCATCCACCGTCCTCAGGCCCATCGGTTGGTGGAGATCCTGAGGCTCCTGCTGGAGGCGCGCTGTGTGGACGGGGTGGTGGTGACAGAGACGAATGTTCCTGAGCAGGAGAACCTTTCTTATCTGCAATCTGGGACTGAAGCCCATCTCGCCTACAACTTTCCACTGCCGCCCTTGCTGCTAGAGGCCAGCCTCAGTCGGCGGGCTGATCTGCTCAACAGCTGGTTAGCGCGTTGGCCTCAGCTTCCGCCGGATACGTCCATGCTCAATTTCAGCGCCTGTCATGACGGAATCGGTTTGCGCCCCCTTGAGGGCTTGATGGAGCCTGATCGATTGCTGCAGTTCCTGCAGCAGTGTGAGCAGCGAGGCGGGCTGGTGAGCCACCGCCGTCTTGAGGACGGTCGCGAGGTGCCCTATGAAATCAACATCAGCTGGTGGAGCGCCATGGCTGATGCTGGTATCGACGCCTCACGCCTGCAGCGTCAGCGTTTCTTGCTGACGCAGCTGCTTGTGCTCGCCCTTCCGGGGGTGCCCGCCTTCTACCTTCCGGCGCTGCTGGCCAGTCCAAACGATCGCGCCTCGTTTCGGCGCACGGGCCATCGGCGCGATCTCCACCGAACGCGGTATTCAGTGGATCACCTGCAGCGGCTTCTCGCTGACCCAACGACTGAGGCCAGCAGGGTGTTGTTCGCTCTGCGTCAGGCGATGAAGGTGCGAGCTGAGCAACCAGCCCTACAGCCTTGGGCACCGATGCACGTGCTTAGCCAGGGGCGTTCCGATTTGGTGATCCTTCAGCGGGGCGAAGGAGCAGAAACGCTGCTTGCTGTTCACAATTTCAGTGATGCTCGACTGAGTGTTCCCTTGCGCGCTTTGATCGCTACCCCTCCTGGGTCCCGATGGCAGGATTTGCTCTCCGGTCAGACCTTTTCCGAGGCCCAACAGGCCTTTGATCTGGAACCTTTTGCAGCGCACTGGTTCACGACAGCATGA
- the ftsH3 gene encoding ATP-dependent zinc metalloprotease FtsH3, which yields MNKRWRNVGLYVLLVVVVIVVGTAFLDRPDPATAARTLRYSDFVEAVQENQVSRVLISPDRGTAQVVENDGRRAEVNLAPDKDLLKLLTDHNVDIAVQPTRQPGAWQQAAGSLVFPLLLLGGLFFLFRRAQGGGGGGNPAMNFGKSKARVQMEPSTQITFGDVAGIEGAKLELTEVVDFLKNPDRFTAVGAKIPKGVLLVGPPGTGKTLLAKAVAGEAGVPFFSISGSEFVEMFVGVGASRVRDLFEQAKKNAPCIVFIDEIDAVGRQRGAGLGGGNDEREQTLNQLLTEMDGFEGNTGIIIVAATNRPDVLDAALMRPGRFDRQVVVDRPDYNGRLQILKVHARGKTLAKDVDLDKVARRTPGFTGADLSNLLNEAAILAARRELTEVSNDEISDAIERVMAGPEKKDRVMSERRKRLVAYHEAGHALVGALMPDYDPVQKISIIPRGNAGGLTFFTPSEERMESGLYSRAYLQNQMAVALGGRVAEEIVYGEDEVTTGASNDLQQVAQVARQMVTRFGMSDKLGPVALGRAQGGMFLGRDIAAERDFSEDTAATIDEEVSDLVAVAYRRATKVLNDNRSVLDELADMLVEKETVDAEDLQDLLIRRDVRVAEYV from the coding sequence TTGAACAAGCGCTGGCGCAACGTGGGGCTTTATGTCCTCCTGGTGGTGGTGGTGATCGTCGTTGGTACGGCGTTTCTGGATCGTCCTGATCCAGCCACTGCTGCCCGCACCCTTCGTTACAGCGACTTCGTGGAGGCGGTTCAGGAGAACCAAGTCAGTCGTGTGCTGATTTCTCCCGATCGGGGCACCGCGCAGGTGGTGGAGAACGACGGACGACGCGCTGAGGTCAACCTCGCCCCCGATAAGGATCTGCTCAAGCTGCTCACCGACCACAACGTCGATATCGCAGTGCAGCCCACCCGTCAGCCAGGTGCCTGGCAGCAGGCGGCTGGCAGTTTGGTCTTCCCCCTGCTGCTGCTGGGTGGCTTGTTCTTCCTGTTCCGCCGCGCCCAGGGTGGTGGTGGTGGCGGGAACCCCGCCATGAACTTCGGCAAGAGCAAGGCCAGGGTTCAGATGGAACCCTCCACCCAAATCACCTTTGGTGATGTGGCTGGCATTGAAGGGGCCAAGCTCGAGCTCACCGAGGTTGTCGACTTCCTCAAGAATCCCGACCGCTTCACTGCAGTTGGAGCCAAGATTCCCAAGGGCGTTCTGCTGGTCGGTCCTCCCGGCACCGGTAAGACTCTGTTAGCCAAGGCCGTGGCCGGTGAAGCAGGGGTTCCCTTCTTCTCGATCTCCGGCTCCGAGTTCGTCGAGATGTTCGTCGGCGTTGGTGCCAGTCGCGTGCGCGACCTGTTTGAGCAGGCGAAAAAGAATGCTCCCTGCATTGTTTTCATCGACGAGATCGATGCCGTTGGGCGTCAGCGGGGTGCAGGTCTCGGCGGTGGCAATGATGAGCGCGAGCAGACCCTCAACCAGCTGCTCACCGAAATGGATGGTTTCGAGGGCAATACCGGGATCATCATTGTGGCCGCCACAAACCGGCCGGATGTGCTGGATGCCGCTCTGATGCGTCCAGGTCGTTTCGATCGTCAGGTTGTGGTGGATCGCCCTGACTACAACGGTCGCCTGCAGATCCTCAAGGTTCATGCTCGTGGCAAGACCCTCGCCAAGGACGTCGATCTCGACAAAGTGGCCCGCCGTACTCCCGGCTTCACCGGCGCTGACCTCTCCAACTTGCTCAATGAAGCGGCGATCCTCGCGGCCCGTCGTGAACTCACCGAGGTCAGCAATGACGAGATCAGTGACGCGATTGAGCGTGTGATGGCTGGTCCGGAGAAGAAAGACCGGGTGATGAGCGAGCGTCGTAAGCGCCTTGTTGCGTATCACGAGGCTGGTCATGCTCTGGTTGGCGCCCTGATGCCCGACTACGACCCGGTGCAGAAGATCTCGATCATTCCTCGCGGTAATGCTGGTGGTTTGACGTTCTTCACCCCGAGTGAGGAGCGCATGGAATCCGGCCTTTATTCCCGCGCCTACCTGCAGAATCAGATGGCTGTGGCCTTAGGCGGTCGTGTCGCTGAGGAGATCGTTTACGGCGAAGACGAAGTCACCACCGGTGCCTCCAATGACCTTCAACAGGTCGCCCAGGTGGCTCGCCAGATGGTCACGCGTTTCGGCATGAGCGACAAGCTCGGCCCGGTGGCTCTTGGTCGTGCCCAGGGAGGCATGTTCCTCGGCCGCGATATCGCCGCCGAGCGTGATTTCTCGGAAGACACTGCGGCAACGATCGATGAAGAGGTCTCTGATCTCGTTGCGGTTGCCTATCGTCGCGCCACCAAGGTGCTGAACGACAACCGCTCTGTTCTCGACGAACTGGCCGACATGCTTGTTGAGAAGGAGACGGTCGATGCGGAGGATCTGCAGGACTTGCTGATCCGTCGTGATGTGCGGGTCGCTGAGTACGTCTGA
- a CDS encoding HAD-IIB family hydrolase yields MPASSSWSWWVVSDLDGTLMDHRYDWQPARETIGWLQDRGIPLIPCTSKTAEEVRLFRAEAGLHDPYIVENGGAVHGESMDGQPWTLALGVPAADLRPVLLELEHRLGTSLPAIDGLSGMEARALLGLEGEALRLACCRSWSLPFVPPPQDERARLSELAQSLGVAVVQGNRMGHLLGAGVSKGRALRALQDHLQPPRAKVLALGDSPNDLPLLNAADVSVVVPGPAGPHPVFAEALDSGRFLLAEAPHATGWALAVRSVIAA; encoded by the coding sequence ATGCCTGCCTCCTCGTCATGGTCTTGGTGGGTGGTGAGCGACCTCGATGGAACCTTGATGGACCATCGCTACGACTGGCAGCCTGCTCGGGAGACGATTGGCTGGTTGCAGGATCGAGGGATCCCTCTGATCCCTTGCACCAGTAAGACGGCTGAGGAGGTGCGCCTCTTTCGAGCGGAGGCTGGTCTGCACGATCCCTACATCGTTGAGAACGGTGGGGCCGTGCATGGCGAGTCCATGGATGGCCAGCCTTGGACCTTGGCGCTGGGCGTGCCTGCAGCTGATCTGCGGCCCGTGTTGCTCGAGCTGGAGCATCGTCTCGGCACATCGTTGCCAGCGATTGATGGTCTTTCAGGCATGGAAGCCCGCGCTTTGCTTGGTTTGGAGGGGGAGGCGTTGCGTCTGGCCTGTTGCCGGAGCTGGAGTCTCCCGTTTGTTCCGCCACCGCAGGATGAGCGCGCGCGTCTGTCGGAGTTGGCGCAGTCTCTTGGTGTGGCGGTGGTGCAGGGGAACCGCATGGGGCACCTGCTGGGTGCGGGGGTGAGCAAGGGGCGAGCACTACGCGCTTTGCAGGATCACCTGCAGCCCCCCAGGGCCAAGGTTTTGGCCCTTGGGGATTCCCCAAACGATTTACCGCTTCTGAATGCAGCGGATGTTTCCGTTGTTGTCCCCGGGCCAGCGGGTCCTCATCCAGTGTTCGCTGAGGCTCTCGATTCAGGCCGCTTCCTGCTGGCGGAAGCACCCCACGCAACTGGGTGGGCGTTAGCCGTGCGCAGCGTGATTGCAGCCTGA
- the psbA gene encoding photosystem II q(b) protein — MTTTIQQRSGANGWQSFCEWVTSTNNRLYVGWFGVLMIPTLLAATTCFIVAFIAAPPVDIDGIREPVAGSLIYGNNIISGAVVPSSNAIGLHFYPIWEAASLDEWLYNGGPYQLVVFHFLIGIFCYMGREWELSYRLGMRPWICVAYSAPVAAASAVFLVYPFGQGSFSDGMPLGISGTFNFMLVFQAEHNILMHPFHMLGVAGVFGGSLFSAMHGSLVTSSLVRETTESESQNYGYKFGQEEETYNIVAAHGYFGRLIFQYASFNNSRSLHFFLAAWPVVGIWFTALGVSTMAFNLNGFNFNQSILDGQGRVLNTWADVLNRANLGMEVMHERNAHNFPLDLAAAESTPVALQAPAIG; from the coding sequence ATGACCACCACCATTCAGCAGCGCTCCGGCGCCAATGGCTGGCAGTCCTTCTGCGAGTGGGTCACCTCCACCAACAACCGCCTCTATGTGGGCTGGTTCGGTGTGCTGATGATCCCCACCCTGCTGGCTGCCACCACCTGCTTCATCGTTGCCTTCATCGCAGCTCCCCCCGTCGACATCGACGGCATCCGTGAGCCTGTTGCTGGCTCCCTGATCTACGGCAACAACATCATCTCCGGTGCTGTTGTTCCTTCCTCCAACGCCATCGGCCTGCACTTCTATCCCATCTGGGAAGCGGCCTCCCTCGATGAGTGGCTCTACAACGGCGGTCCTTACCAGCTGGTTGTGTTCCACTTCCTGATCGGCATCTTCTGCTACATGGGCCGCGAGTGGGAACTCTCCTACCGCCTCGGCATGCGCCCCTGGATCTGCGTTGCTTACAGCGCTCCTGTGGCTGCTGCTTCTGCTGTGTTCCTGGTGTACCCCTTCGGTCAGGGTTCCTTCTCTGACGGCATGCCCCTCGGCATCTCCGGCACCTTCAACTTCATGCTGGTGTTCCAGGCTGAGCACAACATCCTGATGCACCCCTTCCACATGCTGGGTGTGGCTGGTGTGTTCGGTGGCTCCCTGTTCTCCGCCATGCACGGCTCCCTGGTGACCTCCTCCCTGGTCCGCGAGACCACTGAGAGCGAGTCCCAGAACTACGGCTACAAGTTCGGCCAAGAGGAAGAGACCTACAACATCGTGGCTGCCCACGGTTACTTCGGTCGCCTGATCTTCCAATACGCCTCCTTCAACAACAGCCGCAGCCTCCACTTCTTCCTGGCTGCCTGGCCTGTGGTCGGCATCTGGTTCACCGCCCTGGGCGTCAGCACCATGGCCTTCAACCTGAACGGTTTCAACTTCAACCAGTCCATCCTTGATGGTCAGGGCCGCGTCCTGAACACCTGGGCTGATGTGCTGAACCGCGCCAACCTCGGCATGGAAGTGATGCACGAGCGCAACGCTCACAACTTCCCCCTCGACCTGGCTGCTGCTGAGTCCACCCCCGTGGCTCTGCAAGCTCCCGCCATCGGTTGA
- the sat gene encoding sulfate adenylyltransferase, which yields MTATSSPSRASGVIAPYGGTLVDLMVPEAERAALKASATRTLECSDRNACDVELLVVGGFSPERGFMHQADYDAVVAGHRTTSGYLFGLPIVMDTDRDDVAVGDKVLLTYKGQDLAVLTVEDKWEPDKVVEAKGCYGTTSIEHPAVRMITMERKRFYLGGLIQGLELPKRVFPCKTPAEVRAGLPNGEDVVAFQCRNPIHRAHYELFTRALHAQNVSENAVVLVHPTCGPTQQDDIPGVVRFQTYERLAAEVNNDSIRWAYLPYAMHMAGPREALQHMIIRRNYGCTHFIIGRDMAGCKSSLTGDDFYGPYDAQNFAKECAEELMMETVPSLNLVYTEEEGYVTAEHAEARGLHVKKLSGTQFRKMLRSGEEIPEWFAFRSVVDVLRAA from the coding sequence ATGACCGCGACCTCCTCCCCCTCCCGGGCCTCCGGCGTGATCGCTCCCTACGGGGGAACTCTGGTGGACCTGATGGTTCCGGAGGCGGAGCGGGCTGCCCTGAAGGCTTCTGCCACGCGGACTCTGGAGTGTTCCGACCGCAATGCCTGCGATGTGGAATTGCTTGTGGTCGGTGGCTTCTCCCCTGAGCGGGGGTTCATGCATCAGGCCGACTACGACGCAGTGGTGGCGGGTCATCGCACCACCTCTGGCTATCTCTTCGGTTTGCCGATCGTGATGGATACCGATCGCGACGATGTTGCTGTCGGCGACAAGGTGCTGCTGACCTACAAGGGCCAGGACCTGGCGGTGCTCACGGTTGAGGACAAGTGGGAGCCCGACAAGGTGGTTGAGGCCAAGGGTTGCTACGGCACCACCTCCATCGAGCACCCCGCCGTGCGCATGATCACGATGGAGCGCAAGCGGTTTTATCTCGGCGGTTTGATCCAGGGCCTGGAGCTGCCCAAGCGTGTGTTTCCCTGCAAGACCCCGGCGGAAGTTCGCGCCGGGCTGCCTAACGGGGAGGACGTGGTGGCGTTTCAGTGCCGCAACCCGATCCACCGAGCCCATTACGAGCTCTTCACCCGTGCGCTTCATGCCCAGAACGTGAGTGAGAACGCTGTGGTGTTGGTGCATCCCACCTGCGGTCCCACCCAGCAGGACGACATCCCTGGTGTGGTGCGCTTTCAGACCTATGAGCGCCTCGCCGCTGAGGTGAACAACGACAGCATCCGCTGGGCCTATCTGCCCTATGCCATGCATATGGCTGGCCCCCGCGAGGCCCTTCAGCACATGATCATCCGCCGCAACTACGGATGCACCCACTTCATCATTGGTCGGGATATGGCTGGCTGTAAGTCCTCACTCACCGGTGATGACTTCTATGGCCCTTACGACGCCCAGAACTTTGCCAAGGAGTGTGCAGAGGAACTGATGATGGAAACGGTTCCGTCTCTCAACCTCGTCTACACCGAAGAGGAGGGATACGTCACCGCCGAACATGCCGAGGCTCGAGGCCTGCATGTGAAGAAGCTCAGCGGCACCCAGTTCCGCAAGATGCTCCGCAGCGGTGAGGAAATCCCCGAGTGGTTCGCCTTCCGTAGCGTTGTTGACGTGCTTCGGGCCGCCTAA
- the aroC gene encoding chorismate synthase: MGSSFGDLFRISSFGESHGGGVGVIVDGCPPRLELDLEAIQAELDRRKPGQSKITTPRKEDDRVEILSGLLDGVTLGTPIALVVRNKDQRPQDYKEMEVAFRPSHADATYQAKYGIQARSGGGRASARETIGRVAAGAIARQLLRKTHGTEVIAWVKRIHDLEASIDPASVQADAVEANIVRCPDPLMAERMIERIEAIGRDGDSCGGVIECIVRQPPVGLGMPVFDKLEADLAKAVMSLPATKGFEIGSGFAGTLLKGSEHNDAFLPTDDGRLRTATNNSGGIQGGISNGEPILIRVAFKPTATIRKEQQTINAAGQATTLAAKGRHDPCVLPRAVPMVEAMVNLVLADHLLRQQGQCSLLA; encoded by the coding sequence ATGGGCAGCAGTTTCGGCGATCTCTTCCGCATCAGCAGCTTCGGTGAATCCCATGGGGGAGGCGTCGGCGTGATCGTCGATGGCTGCCCACCGAGGCTGGAACTGGATCTTGAGGCCATCCAAGCGGAGCTCGACCGGCGTAAACCGGGGCAGAGCAAAATCACCACGCCGCGCAAGGAGGACGACCGGGTCGAGATCCTCAGTGGACTGCTGGATGGCGTCACCCTTGGAACACCCATTGCCTTGGTGGTGCGCAACAAGGACCAGCGTCCGCAGGACTACAAGGAAATGGAAGTGGCCTTCCGGCCCTCCCATGCCGATGCGACCTACCAGGCGAAATACGGCATCCAAGCCAGGAGCGGTGGCGGTCGCGCTTCGGCGCGGGAAACCATCGGTCGCGTGGCCGCCGGCGCGATCGCTCGTCAATTACTTCGCAAAACCCATGGAACGGAAGTGATCGCCTGGGTGAAACGGATCCATGATTTGGAGGCAAGCATCGATCCTGCAAGCGTTCAGGCCGATGCGGTGGAGGCCAACATCGTTCGCTGCCCTGATCCGCTGATGGCCGAGCGGATGATCGAGCGGATCGAGGCGATCGGACGGGATGGCGATTCCTGTGGCGGCGTGATCGAATGCATCGTGCGCCAGCCACCTGTGGGGCTGGGGATGCCGGTGTTCGACAAGCTTGAGGCCGACCTGGCTAAGGCGGTGATGTCGCTACCCGCCACGAAGGGATTCGAGATCGGATCGGGCTTCGCCGGGACTCTGCTCAAAGGCAGCGAGCACAACGATGCCTTTCTGCCCACAGACGATGGTCGCCTGCGCACTGCCACCAACAACTCCGGTGGGATCCAGGGAGGCATCAGCAACGGCGAACCGATTCTGATCCGGGTGGCCTTCAAACCCACCGCCACCATCCGCAAGGAACAACAAACGATCAATGCCGCCGGCCAGGCCACGACCCTGGCTGCAAAGGGACGGCACGACCCCTGCGTGCTGCCAAGGGCCGTACCGATGGTGGAAGCGATGGTGAATCTGGTGTTAGCCGATCACCTCTTGCGCCAACAGGGTCAGTGCAGCCTGCTGGCGTGA
- a CDS encoding bifunctional 4-hydroxy-2-oxoglutarate aldolase/2-dehydro-3-deoxy-phosphogluconate aldolase, translated as MCGSLSTSDPGVGEVSCWQSRQVDLIASLRRQPLLMVVRPQETDLNRPLAEAGSLWRLLESLALHGVHHVEVAWSRHPRWPELIQAIQHRFPAFSLGAASIVSRDGLECAAELGLAYAMSPCFDDDLIAHSRALGQVLVPGVMTPTEIHRAALQGCRLVKLFPAAALGIDYHRQLSAPMGALPFMVAAGGLRVNQLSDWLHAGYDAIALGRSAIHADCLDPVLHAWLESNRWST; from the coding sequence ATGTGCGGGTCGCTGAGTACGTCTGACCCTGGTGTCGGGGAGGTCAGCTGCTGGCAGAGCCGGCAGGTTGATCTGATCGCCTCGTTGCGGCGGCAACCACTTCTGATGGTGGTTCGCCCTCAAGAAACAGATCTCAATCGGCCCTTGGCTGAGGCTGGTTCGTTGTGGAGGCTGCTCGAAAGCCTCGCCCTCCATGGCGTTCATCATGTGGAGGTTGCCTGGAGTCGGCACCCACGCTGGCCGGAGCTGATCCAGGCAATTCAGCACCGCTTTCCGGCCTTTTCCCTCGGGGCTGCCTCGATCGTCTCCAGGGATGGATTGGAGTGTGCGGCCGAGCTTGGGCTCGCTTATGCGATGTCTCCTTGTTTTGATGACGATCTGATCGCCCATTCCCGCGCCCTCGGCCAGGTGCTCGTTCCTGGTGTGATGACACCCACGGAGATTCACCGTGCTGCTTTACAGGGCTGCCGACTTGTCAAACTGTTCCCCGCAGCGGCACTGGGGATTGACTACCACCGGCAGTTGTCGGCTCCCATGGGGGCCTTGCCGTTCATGGTCGCAGCCGGTGGGCTGCGCGTGAATCAGCTGAGCGATTGGTTGCATGCCGGCTATGACGCTATTGCGTTGGGTCGATCGGCGATCCACGCTGATTGCCTCGACCCGGTGCTGCATGCATGGCTGGAAAGCAATCGCTGGTCGACTTGA